A genomic segment from Torulaspora delbrueckii CBS 1146 chromosome 3, complete genome encodes:
- the AIM10 gene encoding putative proline--tRNA ligase AIM10 (similar to Saccharomyces cerevisiae YER087W; ancestral locus Anc_7.368) — protein MLRLPPAYRSYHVFQPRKLSKETLKSLPTHELLQTLGFVRQSQSGLVNWLPMGLRSLTKIENIIRRRMNNDGKAMEVQLSTLSPKSLWETTGRWSNTELFKLKDAKKASYCLTPTCEEDITALMKNYISSYKDLPLLVYQITKKYRDELRPRGGLLRGREFLMKDAYSFATSKEEAIGIFERVNSVYAKIFTDLKIPFLSAWADSGDIGGDLSKEYHYIHPSGEDTLMKCEDCGMSSNVEKCESFPIENGEHLGDVDVQYTLSKDHGTLVCLYYPRGRQLNWNLALESLDHDLDSSIREKSNKDILEIFQESNEDVMFAKVLRVMDCRLNSRSNFPDFPLKQYLKNNFGKIDDVSLVDAIENEVCGSCNEGHLKAFKTIEVGHTFHLGTKYSKLLEAKFTDRENKSSIIEMGCFGIGVSRLLGAIGEITRDERGFRWPTSVAPYTVSVCVAPGNESLSHQIKEQLDMSFEDDVMYSFNDKMGLGARINYSHAIGIPICVIAGPKNWPNVELEIRGNNYGNESWKQEYETAKDTLKWQITGDKHIVPIESLRKVISIIARDL, from the coding sequence ATGCTGAGATTGCCACCAGCATACCGATCGTACCATGTATTCCAACCCAGAAAACTATCCAAAGAGACGTTGAAGAGTCTACCAACTCATGAGTTGCTGCAAACACTGGGCTTTGTGAGGCAATCTCAAAGTGGTCTTGTAAACTGGTTACCTATGGGCCTGCGCTCTCTGACAAAGATCGAAAATATTATTCGTCGTCGAATGAACAATGATGGCAAAGCCATGGAGGTTCAATTAAGCACATTGTCCCCCAAATCGTTGTGGGAGACCACTGGCCGTTGGTCGAACACTGAGCTGTTTAAACTGAAGGACGCCAAGAAGGCATCCTATTGCCTAACACCTACTtgcgaagaagatatcactgcattgatgaagaattacaTTTCAAGTTATAAAGATTTGCCTTTGTTAGTTTATCAGATCACTAAAAAATATCGTGATGAGCTTAGACCTCGAGGTGGATTGCTGCGAGGTCGTGAATTTCTCATGAAGGATGCATATTCATTCGCAACCagtaaagaagaagccataGGGATTTTCGAAAGGGTAAATTCTGTCTACGCTAAGATCTTCACCGACCTCAAGATCCCCTTTCTCAGTGCCTGGGCGGATAGCGGCGATATTGGCGGCGATCTGAGTAAAGAATACCATTATATACACCCATCAGGGGAGGACACTTTAATGAAGTGTGAGGATTGTGGTATGTCATCTAACGTAGAAAAATGTGAATCCTTTCCAATCGAAAATGGTGAACATTTGGGGGACGTTGATGTGCAATACACTCTGAGTAAAGATCACGGTACTTTGGTGTGTCTGTATTACCCACGAGGCCGCCAATTGAACTGGAACCTCGCTTTGGAGTCCCTGGATCACGATTTGGACAGTAGTATAAGAGAAAAGAGCAACAAGGATATCCTagaaatcttccaagaatCAAATGAAGACGTAATGTTTGCAAAGGTTCTTCGGGTGATGGATTGCCGATTAAACTCAAGATCCAATTTCCCAGATTTCCCACTAAAACAGTatctgaagaacaatttcGGCAAGATCGACGACGTATCGCTAGTCGATGCCATCGAGAACGAGGTTTGCGGATCCTGTAATGAAGGCCACCTTAAGGCCTTCAAAACTATCGAAGTAGGTCATACGTTTCATTTGGGAACCAAATACAGCAAATTACTTGAAGCCAAATTCACAGATCGCGAAAATAAGAGCTCCATCATCGAGATGGGATGTTTTGGTATTGGTGTGAGTAGACTACTCGGTGCAATTGGTGAAATTACGAGAGACGAACGCGGATTTCGCTGGCCAACGAGCGTAGCACCCTACACTGTATCAGTGTGCGTAGCACCTGGAAATGAGTCACTATCGCACCAGATTAAAGAGCAGCTGGATATGTCCTTTGAAGACGACGTAATGTACAGTTTCAATGACAAAATGGGACTTGGGGCCAGAATAAACTATTCTCACGCCATTGGAATCCCAATATGCGTAATAGCAGGCCCAAAGAACTGGCCAAACGTCGAATTGGAAATCAGAGGCAATAACTATGGTAATGAAAGCTGGAAACAAGAATACGAAACCGCGAAGGACACTCTAAAATGGCAGATCACCGGTGATAAGCACATTGTCCCAATTGAAAGTCTGCGAAAAGTAATCTCCATCATTGCAAGAGACTTGTAA
- the ILV1 gene encoding threonine ammonia-lyase ILV1 (similar to Saccharomyces cerevisiae ILV1 (YER086W); ancestral locus Anc_7.367) translates to MLVSPIRTAMNRQVGRPLLLQLRANFHQQQHLSPELVKLHSELKLDELQPDNTPDYVRLVLRSSIYDVISESPISHGVGLSSRLNTNVQLKREDLLPVFSFKLRGAYNMIAKLDDSQKNQGVIACSAGNHAQGVAFAAKHMSIPATIVMPVSTPSIKYQNVSRLGSQVVLYGNDFDEAKAECTRLSEERGLTNIPPFDHPYVIAGQGTVAMEILRQVRNSAKIGAVFVPCGGGGLVAGIGAYLKRIAPHIKIIGVETFDSATLHTSLKNGKRTPLASVGTFADGTSVRMIGEETFRIAQDVVDEVVLVGTDEICAAIKDIFEDTRGIVEPSGALAVAGMKKYVTQLHPEIEHSKHTYVPILSGANMNFDRLRFVSERAVLGEGKEVFMLVTIPDVPGSFKKLQKVIHPRAVTEFSYRYNEHRHESTSEVPKAYIYTSFSVVDREKEIKQVMQQIHSLGFEAVDISDNEMAKSHGRYLVGGASKVPNERVISFEFPERPGALTRFLGGLTESWNLTMFHYRNHGADIGKVLVGISVPPRENLTFQKFLEDLGYRYQDESDNMVYQKFLKY, encoded by the coding sequence ATGCTAGTCAGTCCAATAAGGACTGCCATGAATAGGCAGGTAGGGAGGCCTTTGTTGCTTCAACTCCGTGCCAACTTCcatcaacagcagcacCTTTCACCAGAATTGGTAAAGCTACATTCCGAACTTAAGCTGGATGAATTGCAACCAGACAATACACCAGACTACGTACGTCTGGTACTACGCTCATCTATTTATGATGTTATCTCAGAATCTCCAATTTCTCATGGTGTGGGATTATCTTCTCGATTGAATACCAACGTTCAGTTGAAAAGAGAAGACTTGTTGCCTgtcttctccttcaaacTTCGTGGTGCTTATAATATGATAGCCAAATTGGACGATAGTCAAAAGAATCAAGGTGTCATTGCTTGTTCTGCAGGCAATCACGCTCAAGGTGTCGCTTTTGCAGCCAAGCATATGAGTATACCGGCTACCATTGTGATGCCTGTGTCAACTCCCTCTATCAAATACCAGAACGTCTCCAGGTTGGGCTCACAGGTTGTTCTGTATGGtaatgattttgatgaagccAAGGCTGAATGTACCAGATTGTCAGAAGAACGTGGATTGACAAACATTCCACCTTTTGATCATCCTTATGTTATCGCTGGACAAGGTACTGTCGCTATGGAGATTTTGAGACAGGTTCGAAACTCCGCGAAGATTGGTGCTGTATTTGTCCCAtgtggtggtggtggtttAGTCGCCGGAATTGGTGCATActtgaagagaattgcTCCACATATTAAGATCATTGGTGTCGAAACATTCGACTCTGCAACTTTACacacttctttgaaaaatggtaaGAGGACACCCCTAGCAAGTGTTGGTACTTTTGCTGATGGTACTTCAGTTCGCATGATCGGTGAAGAGACATTTAGAATCGCACAAGATGTtgtcgatgaagttgtttTGGTCGGCACTGATGAGATCTGCGCAGCTATAAAGGATATTTTCGAAGATACTAGAGGTATTGTGGAACCTTCTGGAGCTCTGGCTGTCGCAGGAATGAAGAAGTATGTGACCCAGTTACATCCTGAAATCGAACACTCCAAACACACTTACGTCCCAATTCTTTCGGGTGCCAACATGAATTTTGATAGATTGAGATTTGTTTCTGAACGTGCAGTCCTAGGTGAAGGTAAAGAAGTCTTTATGTTGGTTACTATTCCTGACGTGCCAggttctttcaagaagctgCAAAAAGTTATTCATCCAAGAGCTGTTACCGAATTCTCATACCGTTACAACGAACACCGTCACGAGTCGACTAGCGAAGTTCCTAAGGCTTACATTTACACTTCCTTCAGTGTTGTTGACCGTGAAAAGGAGATTAAACAAGTGATGCAGCAAATTCACTCCTTGGGATTCGAAGCTGTTGATATTTCGGACAATGAAATGGCCAAGTCTCATGGTAGATATCTTGTCGGTGGTGCTTCAAAAGTACCCAACGAAAGAGTCATCTCTTTTGAGTTCCCAGAGAGACCAGGTGCACTAACTAGGTTCCTAGGTGGTTTGACCGAGTCCTGGAATTTGACCATGTTTCACTACAGAAACCATGGTGCCGACATTGGTAAAGTGCTGGTAGGAATCTCTGTCCCTCCAAGAGAAAATTTAACATTCcagaaattcttggaagatCTAGGCTACAGATACCAGGATGAGTCGGATAACATGGTTTatcaaaaattcttgaaatattaA
- the MMR1 gene encoding Mmr1p (similar to Saccharomyces cerevisiae MMR1 (YLR190W); ancestral locus Anc_7.366): MNSPPLKPEQLSPTLSPMAFSLDDPSNGNGFSHLLASPTKLKLDSGCGGPNMNNNGGSNGHSLIYRTSLSKLSELSRTGRSRQRSNSDTLRSNSPIRFQLFNNAPKMLKPEYMSQQPSTLPLLSTLMKQSATGMASNSNKEAKNHQAEIATRAGIRETLKKYQDQQLQLSKQTDESKQQRQVDAKVEQQPKVPEAMIQPVPERNISESASAISGMTLCDKQRDPDETMKVKATTPKPNEEEVRVISSSSLVSSAVSIDFNNLPKELDLDALASDKNGFVQSDDFKRCSFISSTSTDYDADWYNNQPVITHEETAKLDHRIKQLELEIEEMKLQNEKLIQSITTSRTVEDIFVYDAIHEIKSSRQEAQRGVQRKVMQLEKKVENYRKVMKTLGDSPIKKAASKDKRSTYPMGENPQISTLRKRISRISSTELRQIEEQGSSSSSDDEKEIQQHEPNHDDTPLLRPQQDASLSFRRKAGFQLNIQVEPLGES; this comes from the coding sequence ATGAACTCGCCGCCTTTGAAACCAGAGCAGTTGTCCCCCACATTGTCACCTATGGCATTTAGTCTCGATGATCCGAGCAATGGCAATGGGTTTTCGCATTTGCTTGCGTCACCAACTAAGCTTAAATTGGATAGCGGTTGTGGTGGTCCTAATATGAACAATAATGGAGGATCAAATGGTCACTCGTTAATATATCGAACTTCACTCTCCAAACTGAGTGAATTATCCCGAACAGGGAGATCGAGGCAAAGGAGTAATTCAGATACATTACGTTCAAATTCCCCCATACGGttccaactcttcaacaatgCTCCGAAGATGTTAAAACCGGAATATATGTCCCAGCAACCTTCTACATTACCCTTGCTGTCGACTCTAATGAAACAGTCTGCCACTGGTATGGCATCTAATTCGAATAAAGAAGcaaaaaatcatcaagcaGAGATTGCCACGAGAGCTGGCATAAGagagactttgaaaaaatatcagGATCAACAACTGCAACTAAGCAAGCAAACCGATGAATCAAAGCAACAGCGGCAGGTTGACGCAAAGGTTGAACAGCAGCCTAAAGTTCCAGAAGCCATGATTCAACCTGTCCCTGAAAGGAATATCTCGGAATCTGCAAGCGCTATTAGTGGCATGACGTTATGTGATAAACAGCGAGATCCAGATGAGACGATGAAAGTTAAAGCAACCACCCCCAAACcgaatgaagaagaagttagAGTGATatcaagctcttctttaGTATCATCGGCGGTATCcattgatttcaacaatCTACCTAAGGAATTGGACCTAGATGCTCTTGCCTCAGACAAGAATGGATTTGTCCAATCggatgatttcaagaggtGTAGTTTCATATCATCTACTTCGACCGACTATGATGCTGATTGGTATAATAATCAGCCAGTTATAACTCACGAAGAGACCGCAAAACTGGACCACAGGATCAAACAGCTAGAGTTggagattgaagaaatgaaattacagaatgaaaaattgattcaatCCATAACTACTAGCAGAACTGTCGAAGACATTTTTGTTTACGATGCAATTCACGAAATCAAATCCTCTAGGCAAGAAGCCCAAAGAGGTGTACAAAGAAAGGTTATGCagttggagaagaaagtagAAAACTACAggaaagtgatgaagacCTTGGGTGATTCTCCCATTAAAAAAGCAGCTTCGAAGGATAAACGCTCTACGTATCCAATGGGAGAGAATCCTCAGATAAGCACATTAAGGAAAAGAATATCTCGTATATCAAGCACGGAATTAAGACAAATAGAGGAGCAaggatcttcttcttcttcagatgatgagaaggaaataCAACAGCACGAACCTAATCACGACGATACGCCACTCTTACGACCTCAACAGGATGCTTCTTTAAGTTTTAGAAGGAAAGCAGGTTTCCAACTAAACATTCAAGTTGAACCATTGGGGGAATCATGA
- the PEX13 gene encoding peroxin PEX13 (similar to Saccharomyces cerevisiae PEX13 (YLR191W); ancestral locus Anc_7.365), giving the protein MSANAKPRPKPWETSAPLDGGVSSPDLGSMTRVATGANDHDVPDSSPDAPPRPAAMNTENLNDPMSSSYRNGQYGGNYGAGIYGNSMMGNGLYGGNSMFGGGYGSMHGSGYGSMYGGGTYGSLYGNGYGGGYMGGMNGAQGLGESTQATFQLIESLIGAVAGFAQMLESTYMATHNSFFSMISVAEQFSYLKEILGSFFGIFAMMKFLRRGLYYLTRGRIGTPPKSISNKSKDGKSKNSRMLEEFERFKNNEKGEPKKKRISWKPLIFLLAAVFGFPYLLNKFIAKVQSMQNMRIGSQPNQQIDPSKLEFARALYDFTPENPQMEVTLKKGDLMAIMSKQDSLGRDSEWWKVRTKSGDIGYVPFNYIEIIRRQKKIERVQDELNELQQI; this is encoded by the coding sequence ATGTCTGCAAATGCCAAACCACGTCCTAAGCCATGGGAAACCAGTGCTCCATTGGACGGAGGCGTTTCTTCGCCAGATTTGGGGTCGATGACTAGGGTAGCTACCGGAGCTAACGACCACGATGTACCGGACTCTTCGCCAGACGCTCCACCAAGACCAGCCGCTATGAATACTGAGAACTTGAATGATCCTATGTCCTCTTCATACAGAAACGGTCAATATGGTGGGAATTATGGGGCTGGGATATATGGTAACTCGATGATGGGAAATGGACTCTATGGTGGCAATTCGATGTTTGGCGGAGGTTATGGATCTATGCACGGCAGTGGTTACGGATCTATGTATGGTGGTGGAACTTATGGCTCGTTGTATGGTAACGGATACGGCGGTGGATACATGGGAGGAATGAATGGAGCACAAGGATTGGGTGAATCAACGCAGGCTACTTTCCAACTGATTGAAAGTCTGATTGGAGCAGTTGCTGGTTTCGCACAGATGTTAGAGTCTACTTATATGGCTACACACAACTCGTTTTTTAGCATGATCTCCGTGGCCGAGCAATTCTCTtacttgaaagagatcCTGGGATCCTTCTTTGGTATCTTTgcaatgatgaagtttCTGAGGAGGGGATTATATTATCTTACAAGAGGTAGAATAGGCACACCGCCCAAATCGATCTCCAATAAGAGCAAGGATGGGAAATCTAAAAATTCTCGTATGCtagaagagtttgaaagattcaaaaacAATGAGAAAGGTGAACctaagaagaaaagaatATCCTGGAAACCACtgatttttcttctagCGGCAGTATTTGGTTTCCCTTACttattgaacaaattcatTGCCAAAGTACAAAGCATGCAAAACATGAGAATAGGTTCTCAGCCAAACCAACAGATAGACCCATCAAAACTAGAATTTGCCAGGGCCCTATACGATTTTACCCCAGAGAACCCTCAAATGGAAGTCACATTAAAGAAAGGCGACCTAATGGCAATTATGAGTAAGCAAGACTCTTTGGGAAGAGACTCTGAGTGGTGGAAAGTACGGACGAAGAGTGGCGACATCGGTTATGTGCCTTTCAATTACATAGAGATCATAAGGagacaaaagaagatcgaaCGAGTTCAGGATGAACTAAATGAATTGCAACAGATTTAA
- the TDEL0C01830 gene encoding uncharacterized protein: MLSRSYLNVSRTVLYRPSMVIAQRSAFHTTRFTQKSATEVVKEKLDTLNKKIGQVAAEGIEKTQEATHKAGDVAQEAKEKASQKLGETEELSRSSKAELKDKAQSTMGRAEDKAEDLGKKAENVGKDVKKGAARNIEDAQDYVDKKTK; this comes from the coding sequence atGTTGTCAAGATCTTACCTAAACGTTTCGAGAACTGTTCTTTACAGACCATCTATGGTGATTGCTCAACGCAGCGCATTCCACACTACTAGATTCACACAAAAGAGTGCTACTGAAGTTGtcaaggaaaaattggacactttgaacaaaaaaattggtcaagtAGCTGCAGAAGGTATTGAAAAAACACAGGAAGCCACTCATAAGGCCGGTGATGTTGCTCAAGAAGCGAAGGAAAAAGCCAGCCAGAAATTGGGTGAAACTGAAGAACTTTCGAGAAGTTCCAAGGCTGAATTGAAGGACAAAGCTCAAAGCACTATGGGCCGTGCAGAGGACAAGGCTGAGGATTTGGGCAAGAAGGCCGAAAATGTCGGTAAGGACGTCAAGAAAGGTGCTGCTAGAAATATCGAAGATGCCCAGGATTACGTCGACAAGAAGACCAAGTAA
- the DLD1 gene encoding D-lactate dehydrogenase (similar to Saccharomyces cerevisiae DLD1 (YDL174C); ancestral locus Anc_7.364): MISKKALLLGYKTVTRGSFGNFRFSRAYSQGSTGGSGSSKRWFGYCLAGAVGYAVADTVEYNSKVRELLGVKTTSEPEIGSTLPLNQLGPAEYCTDEKKLEQVVSELKKVFKDDKEHFTETKSDLDDHSDTYFNTHHPSADQRPRIVLFPSTTEEVSRLMKICYDNNVPVVPYSGGTSLEGHYISTRGRSTVMIDVSKFMNHIVKLNKTDLDVEVQAGVPWEDLNDFLGDHGLLFGCDPGPGAQIGGCVANSCSGTNAYRYGTMKENVVNLTIVLPDGTVVKTKGRPRKSSAGYNLNGLFIGSEGTLGLVTEATVKCHVKPVLETVVVAAFPTVGDAAACSSNITQEGIQLNAMELLDDEMMKLINSSGATFRTDWKEHPTMFFKIGARNDNIAQQVIKELQRIAEKHKASSFEFATEDDEKLELWEARKVALWSVIDASKTKNKNANVWTTDVAVPLSNFAQVIEETKEEMNKSPLINAIVGHAGDGNFHAFIVYNNDQEKKICEEIVDNMVRRAIDAEGTCTGEHGVGIGKRKFLLEELGDAPVDLMRKIKLAIDPKRILNPDKIFKIDPNEPEVH; the protein is encoded by the coding sequence ATGATCTCGAAAAAAGCCCTTTTACTGGGATATAAGACGGTTACTAGAGGAAGTTTTGGTAATTTCAGATTCTCGAGAGCTTATAGTCAAGGTAGCACCGGAGGAAGCGGAAGTAGTAAGAGATGGTTTGGTTATTGTTTAGCCGGAGCCGTTGGATACGCTGTTGCTGATACTGTGGAATATAACTCAAAAGTTAGAGAATTGCTTGGTGTGAAAACTACTAGTGAACCAGAGATTGGTTCAACTTTGCCATTGAATCAATTAGGTCCTGCTGAATATTGCACGgatgaaaagaagttgGAGCAGGTGGTTTCAGAGCTGAAGAAAGTGTTTAAGGATGATAAGGAACATTTCACCGAGACAAAGAGCGATTTAGATGATCATTCGGATACTTATTTCAACACTCATCATCCTTCTGCGGACCAAAGACCTAGAATTGTGTTGTTTCCTTCTACTACGGAGGAAGTTTCTCGTTTAATGAAGATTTGCTATGATAATAATGTTCCTGTTGTTCCCTACTCCGGTGGTACCTCGTTAGAGGGTCACTATATCTCTACCAGAGGTCGCTCTACCGTCATGATCGATGTGTCGAAATTCATGAACCATATCGTTAAGTTGAACAAGACGGATTTGGATGTTGAAGTACAGGCCGGTGTGCCATGGGAAGATTTGAACGATTTCCTGGGTGATCATGGATTGTTGTTCGGGTGTGATCCAGGTCCAGGAGCCCAGATCGGTGGTTGTGTCGCTAACTCGTGCTCTGGTACTAATGCATACCGTTATGGTACCATGAAGGAGAACGTCGTCAATTTGACCATTGTTTTACCCGATGGTACTGTGGTCAAGACTAAAGGAAGACCAAGAAAATCGAGTGCAGGTTACAATTTGAACGGACTGTTCATCGGTAGCGAAGGTACTTTGGGGCTAGTCACCGAGGCTACGGTGAAATGTCATGTTAAGCCAGTTTTAGAGACTGTTGTGGTCGCAGCTTTCCCAACTGTCGGTGATGCTGCTGCTTGTTCTTCCAATATCACCCAGGAAGGTATTCAACTCAATGCGATGGAATTATTGGATGACGAAATGATGAAACTAATCAACTCCTCGGGGGCTACTTTCAGAACCGACTGGAAAGAGCATCCAACgatgttcttcaagattGGCGCTAGAAATGATAATATCGCCCAGCAAGTCATCAAGGAATTGCAACGTATTGCTGAGAAACACAAGGCATCCTCTTTCGAGTTTGCTACTGAAGACGACGAAAAATTGGAACTTTGGGAAGCTAGAAAAGTTGCATTGTGGTCTGTCATCGATGCCAGTAAAACTAAAAACAAAAACGCCAACGTCTGGACTACAGATGTTGCAGTTCCATTGTCAAATTTCGCCCAAGTGATCGAAGAGACCAAGGAGGAAATGAATAAATCTCCTTTGATCAACGCAATTGTCGGCCACGCTGGTGATGGTAACTTCCATGCCTTCATAGTTTACAACAACGATCAAGAGAAAAAGATctgtgaagaaattgtcgACAACATGGTCAGAAGAGCCATCGACGCAGAAGGTACCTGTACCGGTGAACACGGTGTTGGTATCGGTAAGAGAAAATTCCTTCTAGAAGAGCTTGGCGATGCGCCGGTCGATTTAATGCGCAAGATAAAACTTGCCATTGATCCAAAAAGAATCTTGAACCCTgacaaaatcttcaagatcgaCCCTAACGAGCCCGAAGTGCACTAA
- the HCR1 gene encoding translation initiation factor eIF3 core subunit j (similar to Saccharomyces cerevisiae HCR1 (YLR192C); ancestral locus Anc_7.363) gives MSWDDDVIGGSAATGDDNVLLASWDDELGDEPVMESWDAPEEPKSEPKPKSKPASGKKSKAKSVEPEQKLMAIDVLDEKTRQELIKKAELDSDLNNAADLFAGLGVAEEHPRAAALRREQEALAAAAATALTKDTPIENHPLFQTAETKKDYQDLRKAVSTAVVSMHEKSSLNYASSLAIDLIRDVAKPMSIESIRQTIATLNILMKDKEREERQARLARVKGGTAQGGAGKKKAKGAKANLGGAFKKDQQFDMGEVEFDDFGDDDFM, from the coding sequence ATGTCTTGggatgatgatgttatTGGTGGGTCTGCCGCTACGGGAGACGACAACGTTCTTTTGGCGTCCTGGGATGACGAACTGGGCGACGAACCAGTGATGGAATCGTGGGATGCACCTGAGGAACCAAAATCCGAACCAAAACCAAAGAGTAAGCCCGCAAGCGGTAAGAAGAGCAAGGCAAAGAGTGTGGAACCTGAGCAGAAATTGATGGCTATCGACGTTCTGGATGAAAAAACTCGTCAAGAACTAATCAAGAAGGCAGAACTAGACTCAGACTTGAATAATGCAGCAGATTTGTTTGCCGGTTTGGGAGTCGCAGAAGAGCATCCAAGAGCTGCCGCTCTAAGACGAGAACAAGAAGCACTAGCAGCTGCCGCAGCTACTGCTCTGACAAAAGACACACCAATCGAAAACCATCCGCTTTTCCAAACAGCAGAAACCAAGAAGGACTACCAGGATTTGAGAAAAGCTGTCTCGACAGCCGTCGTTTCTATGCATGAGAAATCCTCACTCAACTACGCCTCTTCCCTAGCCATTGATCTAATCAGGGATGTTGCCAAGCCAATGTCGATCGAATCGATCAGACAAACGATCGCAACATTAAATATTCTTAtgaaagacaaagaaagagaagaaagacaagcAAGATTGGCTCGTGTCAAAGGTGGTACCGCACAAGGAGGTGcaggaaagaagaaggctaaAGGTGCCAAGGCCAATCTCGGTGGTGcgttcaagaaagatcaacaaTTCGACATGGGAGAAGTTGAATTCGACGATTTTGGTGATGACGACTTCATGTAA
- the PAR32 gene encoding Par32p (similar to Saccharomyces cerevisiae YDL173W; ancestral locus Anc_7.362) has product MTTYNVSTGRGGAGNIQKTNAKASPRLVPQGSQTPSILQPVFSTGRGGAGNMRRNVDAKLTRRAQDVEDEEDDFIGPQGEDDYIEPLSGDNIEVAVSNALSSRSRGASSRDNVHKVRSKANSALDERPAIVVGRGGAGNIISPVASRKGQTKKKKQTQEKKGLWSSLKKLFS; this is encoded by the coding sequence ATGACTACATACAACGTTTCTACAGGTCGTGGGGGGGCTGGTAATATCCAGAAAACAAATGCAAAGGCTTCACCAAGATTGGTACCGCAAGGTTCGCAGACTCCCAGTATATTGCAACCTGTTTTCAGCACTGGGAGAGGTGGTGCTGGGAATatgagaagaaatgttGATGCCAAATTGACGAGGAGGGCACAGGATGTGGAGGACGAAGAGGACGATTTTATTGGTCCACAGGGTGAGGATGATTATATCGAGCCACTTTCAGGAGACAACATTGAGGTTGCTGTTTCCAATGCGTTGAGTAGTCGTAGTCGTGGTGCTAGTAGTCGGGACAATGTTCATAAAGTGCGTTCTAAGGCGAACAGTGCCTTGGATGAGAGACCGGCCATTGTGGTTGGAAGAGGAGGAGCAGGTAATATAATATCACCAGTTGCAAGCCGAAAAGGACAgactaagaagaagaagcaaacACAGGAGAAAAAGGGCTTATGgtcttctttgaaaaaactcTTCTCATGA